The sequence CGCCGGCCCCGCGGCTGCGTCCCTGGCCGCGGTACGGCCTCGGTTGCCGGCACTTCGTCCTACCCCCCAAGATCGGCGCACCGAGAAAGCTAGTAACTCGCCGTGTTCACGGGCCAGGGCGAAGCCGTCCGGTTTCGTCGTCTGTCCGGTCTGGAAATCGGCCAAGTCGGTGGATGAGGTGGCCCAATCGTACGATCTTCAGCGCCTGTGCCCCACAGTGGATCGGGGTGCGCGCCGGCTGCCGGTCACGCACCGTGAGTTGCCGGTCAGAGCCATCCGGTTTTCCGCAGCCGCCGGTAGAGGCCGCCGCAGAGCACCACCATGGCGGTGACCGCACCCGGGAAGCCCCACGGCGAGTCCAGCCCGGGCATCGTCGCGAAGTTCATCCCGTAGATCCCGGCGATCACCGTCGGCACCGCGGCGATCGCGGCCCACGCGGCGATCTTGCGCATGTCGTCGTTCTGGTCGATCGAGATCTGCGCCAAACGGGCCTGCAGGATCGAGTTCAGCAGGTCGTCGTAGCCGGCCACCCGGTCCACCGCCCGGCTCAGCCGCCCGCGCACGTCGACCAGGTAGGGCCGCACCGCGGCCGGCAGATCCCGGCTCTCCAGCAGCCGCAGCAGCGGCTCGGCCAGCGGCAGCACCGCCCGCTTGAACTCCACCATCTCCCGTTTGAGCTGGTAGAGGTGCGCGATCTGGGTGCCCCGGTCGGCGGAGAAGGTCTCCTCCTCCAGGCGTTCCAGGTCCCGCTCGACGTGCCCGGCCACGTCGAGATAGCTGTCCACCAGGCGGCTGCCCACCGCGTACGCCACCGCCCACGGGCCATGCCGCAGCACGTCCGGGCGTCGCTCCAGCTCCTGGCGGACCTCCGCGAGCGGGCCGACCGGGCCGTGTCGCACGGTGATGGCGAACCACGGGCCGACGAGCACGGTGACGTCCCCGGTCTCGACCACCTCGGAGGTGTCGGTGAGCCGGTCGTGCTCGACGTAGCGCGCGGTACGCAGCACCAGCCGGGTCACGTCGCCGGCGACCTCCACCCCGGGCCGGTGCCCACCCTCGGCCGCCCGCTCGGCGAACAGCTCGTGCACCCCGAACACCTCGGCGACCAGGTCCATCGTGGGCCGGTCCGGCTCGTGCAGGCCGAGCCAGACGAACGCGTCGCGGTGGCGCCTGGCGAGGCGGGCGGCCTCCGGGAACGGCACCTGGCGCGGCTGCCCCGGCGCGGAACGCCGCATCCCACCGGCGTAGACCGCGCAGTCGACGACCGCGCCCATATTGCCGCGGGGCGCGACCGGGCCCGGCGCCACCGGCCGGCGGACCAGTCCGTCCAGCAGGGTCCGGAACGGGCCGGGCAGCAGCGCGCCGGCCCGCCGCCGGATCCACCGCCGCGGGCGCGACCGGTCCGGCTCGTCGGCGGTCTCGCGGTGCCAGCCCGGCTCGGGATCCTCGGGCGGCCGGAACTCGTCCAGGATGGCGGGATCGTCCCGCCGGCCGCGTCGCCGCCCGAGCATACGTGTGCCCGCCACCTTCCTGCCTCGCGTCGCGAAGGGATGCGACAGAGAAGGTAGCGCGTGGCGGCAGCGGATCGAGTGCTGCCTCACCGGTCAGTGACATCGGTGCGAGCCTTGAGGCATGGCGAACACGAGTGCCCGGATGCTGCGACTGCTGTCGCTGCTGCAGACCCACCGCTACTGGCCCGGCGCCGAACTGGCCGATCGCCTCGAGGTCTCCCCGCGCACCCTGCGCCGGGACGTGGAGCGGCTGCGCGAGCTGGGGTATCCGGTGCAGGCGACCCGCGGCGTGGCCGGTGGCTACCAGTTGCGGGCCGGGGCGGCGGTGCCGCCGCTGCTGCTCGACGACGAGGAGGCGGTGGCCATCGCGGTCGGGTTGCGCAGTGCCGCCGCCGGCGCCGTCGCCGGCTTCGAGGAGACCTCGGTGCGGGCCCTGGCCAAGGTGGTCCAGCTGCTTCCGCCCCGGTTGCGCCAGCGGATCGACGCCCTGCAGGCGGTGACCAGCCCCGGCGTCCCCGGCGGCGGGCCGGTGCTGGACGCCGCGGTGCTCACCACGATCGCCACGGCCACCCGGGGCGAGGAGCGGCTGCGTTTCGACTACACCGCGGGCGACGGCGAGGCGCGGCGCCGGCACGCCGAGCCGCACCGGCTGGTGCCGCTCGGCCGGAAGTGGTACCTGCTGGCCTGGGACCTGGACCGGGCCGACTGGCGCAGCTTCCGGGTGGACCGGATCACCGGCCCGGCGCTGACCGGGGCGCGGTTCCGGCCCCGGGAGATCCCGGGCGGGGACCCGGCGGCCTGGTTGCGGTCGCGGATCCGCTCGATCCCGCACCGGTACGAGGTCAGCGTGCTGCTGGAGACCGGGCCGGAGACGGTGCGCGCGCTCACCGGCGACTGGGCGGTGTGCGAGCCGGTGCGCGACGGTGTCTGCCGGATGCGGATGAGCGTCGATGACCTGAGCTGGCCGGCGATGGTGTTGAGCGTGCTGGCCGTGCCGTTCGCCATCGAGTCGCCGGTCGAGCTGCGCGAGCGGGTCCGGGCCGCGGGGCGGGTGTTGCTGCGCGGCGCGGACGCCTCTGATGTGGACGGACCGACGCCCCCGTGGCGCCGGTCCGCATAACGAAAATACCCACCGCATGCGACACTTCCCCGACTTGATTAAGAAGCAGCTTATATAAAATTCACTGGATTCCCTTCGCTGTCCACTCCGGACCGGTCGGATCCGGCCCCGGTGAGCGCCGCCGCACCCGCTCCGCTGTCGTGCGGGATGACCCTCTACGGCCACGGCGGCGGGATCTTCGGGTACGCCACGGGCAGCTCCGGCCCCCGGTCGGCCGGGCGACCGGAATGCCGCCCCGCGCGTGCCGACCGCCCCGACGGCCGGATCGGCACCCGCGGGCAGGGACCGCCCCTCGTTCGGTGCGCGCCACCGTCGGGTGGGGCCCGCGGCCGTCACAACGTGCTGCCCGGCGCGTACGCGCGGTCCAGCGGGAGGACCGGATCGACCGTTCCGTCCCTTGATCGCCGCGCCCTATCGTTCCCGGGACACCCGAATCTCCCCGTGTCCCCGCGGGTCGTGCCCGCAATCCCTTCGATGTCCTTCCCGGGAGTTCCGCCTTGCCCGAATTCGCGTCGCGAGCGATCGGCCCCACCGGCCGGGCGCCGGTCACGCTCACCAGCAGCGTGATCATCTGCGCCTACACGATGGAGCGCTGGGACGACATCGTTCGAGCCGTCGAGTCGGTGTTGGCGCAGACCCGCCCGGCTGACGAGATCATCCTGGTCGCCGACCACAACGACGCGCTCGCCGACCGGGCCGCCGCGACGTTCCCCGGGGTGCGGGTGCTTCGCAACGAGGAGACCCGCGGGCTGTCCGGCGCGCGCAACACCGGTGTGCGCGCGGCCCGCGGCGACGTCGTGGTGTTCCTCGACGACGACGCGGCGGCCGCGCCGGACTGGCTGGGCACCATGCTGCTGCACTACCGCGACCCCGCGGTGCAGGGCGTCGGCGGCTCGGCCACCGCGGTCTGGTCCCGCGGCGCGCGCCCGGCCTGGATGCCCGCCGAGTTCGACTGGGTGGTCGGCTGCACCTACGTCGGCCAGCCCACGTCCCCGGCGCTGGTGCGCAACCTGGTCGGCTGCAACATGTCGTTCCGGCGCGAGGTCTTCGCCCGGATCGGCGGCTTCAGCTCCGACATGGGCCGGGTCGGCAAGCGGCCGCTCGGGTGCGAGGAGACCGAGCTGTGCATCCGGCTCAGCCAGGCGCAGCCGGACGCGAAGGTCCTGTACGACCCGGCGGTCAACGTGTCGCACCGGGTCAGCGCCGACCGCCACCGGTTCCGCTACTTCCGGTCCCGCTGCTACCACGAGGGCATCTCCAAGGCGCTGGTCTCGCGTCTGGTGGGCGCCGGCAGCGGTCTGTCCGCGGAGCGCTCGTACGTCCTGCGGGTGCTGCCGCTCGGCTTCGCCCGGGCGCTGCTGCAGGCGCTGATGCTGCGCCCGGCCGCGGCGGGACGCGCGTTCGCCATCGCGTTCGGCCTGGTCGCGACCGCGACCGGATTCATGTACGGCAGCCTGGAGCAGATGTGGCTCGCACCGCACAGTGAGACCGCGTGACCACGGTGGTCCTGCCGGTGCGCACGCCGGCCCACCGCGCCCCGCGTGACCCCCGGTCCGGCGTCGCGCCGCTGACCCTCGGCGCGGCCGCGTCCGTGCTGCTGGCCGGGCTGGCGGTCACCGCGTCCCGCGGCGGCTGGTACGAGGCCGGGGTGCTCACCTTCTTCCTCGCGGTGCTCACCCCGTTCGCCGCGGGCGTGTCGGTCCTGCTGCGATCGGAGGTCAGCAGCCGCGTCCGGCGCTGGGCGGTGCTCACCGTCGGCCTGCTGCCCACGGTGGTGTACCGGCTCACCGACCCGCTGCTGCTGACCGGCTTCGACGAGCAGCTGCACCTGCGTACGCTGGTCGACCTGGTCCAGGGCGCGCCGCTGTTCAGCCCGAACCCGCTGCTTGCGGCCAGTCCCCGGTTCCCCGGCCTGGAGCTGCTCACCCTCGCCGTGCACCGGGCCAGCGGGCTGCCGCTGATGGCCGCGGTCACGCTCGTGGTGCTGCTGTGCCGGCTGATCCTGGTCCTCGCCCTGTTCCGGCTGGCCGAGCACGTCACCGGGGACGAGCGGGCCGGCGCGCTCGCCGTCGGCGTGTACGCCGCGTCCCCGCAGTTCTACTTCTTCAACTCGCAGTTCGCGTACCAGACCCTGGCGCTGTCGCTCGCCGTCTCCGGGGGCTACCTGCTGGCCCGGGCCACCCGGTCGGCGCGACCGTGGATGCCGGTGCTCGGCGCGGTCGTCTGTCTCGCCGCGACCGCGATCACCCACCACCTGACCAGCTGGATCACCGCCGGCGCGCTGCTGGTGTGGACCGCGACCGCCGGCCGCCGCGACCGCCGGCTGGTCGGGATCGGCGCGCTGGCCGCCGTCGCCGCCGTGGTGGCGCAGGCCGTCCCCATCGCCGGGCAGCTCTCCGGCTACCTGGGCCCGATGGTCGACTCGGCCGTGGCGCAGGCCGGCGCCCTGTTCGGCGGCAGCAGCCAGCGGACCCTCTTCGCCGACTCGGCCGGGGCCAGCACCCCGGTCTGGGAACGGCTCGTGCTGGTCGCGTACGCGGTACTGATCACCGTGGCCGCGGTCGTCATCGCCCTGGCGCTGTTCCGGCACGCCCGGCGCCGTGGTGACGCGCAGCTGTTCGTGCTGGGGCTGCTCGCCCTGCTGCCGCCCGCGTCGTTCGCCGGCCGGTTCGCCCCGCAGATCTCCGAGATGTGCGACCGGGCGACCACGTTCACGTTCATCCCGTTCGCCATCGCGGCGGCCTGGGTGTTCCGGCACGGGCGCCTCTCCGCGCCCGGCGGCGCCGCCGGGCGCACGCACGCCACGCTCACCCGCACCGGCGTGACGTTGCTGCTGACCTGCCTCGGTTACCTGGGCGGGCTGATCCTGGGCTCCGGACCCGACTGGGGACGGCTGCCCGGCAGCTTCCTGGTGGTCGCCGACAGCCGCTCGCTCGACGCCGAGACGCTGGCCGCGGCACGGTGGAGCGCGGATCATCTGGCCCCGGGCAGCACCATCATGGCCGACCGGATGCCGGCGACGCTGTTCGCCGCGACCGGCCGGCTGTGGGTGGACGTCGCGCCCCGCGCCGGCCTGGAGCCCGCCACGTTCTACTTCTCCGAGACGTGGGGCGCCGAGCAGACCCGTACGGCACGCGCGATGGGCCTGCGCTACCTGTACGTCGACACCCGGCTCGCCGAGAGCCTGCCGCACCAGCAGTGGTACTTCTACGCCGGGGAGACCCCGCAGCAGCGGCAGCTCACCGCCTCGGCGCTGACCAAGTTCGACGGCGTCGACGGGATCCGGGCGGCCTACCGGCACGGCCCGGTGTCGATCTACGACCTCGCCGGTCTCGGAGTCGTCAGCCAGACCCGGGGCTGGACCGGATCCGCGGACCCGCATCCCTGGCGCGACCTCTTCCTCGGCGCGGCGCTGCTGCTGCTCCTGCGCTGGCGGGCGGTGCCCGCGATGGCCCGGGAACTCGGCCCGGCCGGCTCCCTCGCGGTGGCCACCGCCCTCGTGGCGCTGGGCGCCGGCGCCGCGGTCGCGGTCGGCTTCCGGCCCGGGTGGTGGCTGACCGTGGGCCTGCTGCCGGCGCTGCTGCTGATCCCGGTGTCCCGCCCGGCCCGGCGCCCGCGGCCCGCGGCGCACCCGTCGATCGTGGTGACCGCCGTCCTCGCGGCGCTGATCGCCGCGGGCGGTGTCGCCCTTTCCGTGCGATCCGCCTGGTCCGTCGACGTGACCCGGGTCGACCGGATCATCGCGGCCGTCCGGGAGAGCGGGTGAGCCGTGGACGGCGGCGCCGGGAGAGCGCCTTCACCGCGTTCCGCCGTTCCCGGGTGGTCGCGATCGCCGGCTCGATCCTGGGCACCCAG is a genomic window of Actinoplanes teichomyceticus ATCC 31121 containing:
- a CDS encoding glycosyltransferase family 2 protein, giving the protein MPEFASRAIGPTGRAPVTLTSSVIICAYTMERWDDIVRAVESVLAQTRPADEIILVADHNDALADRAAATFPGVRVLRNEETRGLSGARNTGVRAARGDVVVFLDDDAAAAPDWLGTMLLHYRDPAVQGVGGSATAVWSRGARPAWMPAEFDWVVGCTYVGQPTSPALVRNLVGCNMSFRREVFARIGGFSSDMGRVGKRPLGCEETELCIRLSQAQPDAKVLYDPAVNVSHRVSADRHRFRYFRSRCYHEGISKALVSRLVGAGSGLSAERSYVLRVLPLGFARALLQALMLRPAAAGRAFAIAFGLVATATGFMYGSLEQMWLAPHSETA
- a CDS encoding helix-turn-helix transcriptional regulator, whose product is MANTSARMLRLLSLLQTHRYWPGAELADRLEVSPRTLRRDVERLRELGYPVQATRGVAGGYQLRAGAAVPPLLLDDEEAVAIAVGLRSAAAGAVAGFEETSVRALAKVVQLLPPRLRQRIDALQAVTSPGVPGGGPVLDAAVLTTIATATRGEERLRFDYTAGDGEARRRHAEPHRLVPLGRKWYLLAWDLDRADWRSFRVDRITGPALTGARFRPREIPGGDPAAWLRSRIRSIPHRYEVSVLLETGPETVRALTGDWAVCEPVRDGVCRMRMSVDDLSWPAMVLSVLAVPFAIESPVELRERVRAAGRVLLRGADASDVDGPTPPWRRSA
- a CDS encoding magnesium and cobalt transport protein CorA, translated to MAGTRMLGRRRGRRDDPAILDEFRPPEDPEPGWHRETADEPDRSRPRRWIRRRAGALLPGPFRTLLDGLVRRPVAPGPVAPRGNMGAVVDCAVYAGGMRRSAPGQPRQVPFPEAARLARRHRDAFVWLGLHEPDRPTMDLVAEVFGVHELFAERAAEGGHRPGVEVAGDVTRLVLRTARYVEHDRLTDTSEVVETGDVTVLVGPWFAITVRHGPVGPLAEVRQELERRPDVLRHGPWAVAYAVGSRLVDSYLDVAGHVERDLERLEEETFSADRGTQIAHLYQLKREMVEFKRAVLPLAEPLLRLLESRDLPAAVRPYLVDVRGRLSRAVDRVAGYDDLLNSILQARLAQISIDQNDDMRKIAAWAAIAAVPTVIAGIYGMNFATMPGLDSPWGFPGAVTAMVVLCGGLYRRLRKTGWL